A region of Triticum urartu cultivar G1812 unplaced genomic scaffold, Tu2.1 TuUngrouped_contig_9081, whole genome shotgun sequence DNA encodes the following proteins:
- the LOC125532108 gene encoding BTB/POZ and MATH domain-containing protein 2-like, which translates to MAQVNAAAAVDHGEGLRVAETSSRCVTEGATHDFVVTNYPLLDGMGFGRYIRSSTFTVGGYDWNIRFYPDGGKEDAAGNAGAYLCCLCQLAKYEVRAMFTLTMLDDQGHVQETRQVGSHVFSPESSTGSGFSKFVEKSKLRSSSHLLTLRCVVAVIKEPPAECRTSLAAAPPTELPGQLERTLKDGIGADVTILVGGRRFRAHRFMLAMRAPLLDAQIFGPTMEVADMEPDIFQILLHYVYTDSLPPCDGQGYSTAAVEHLLAAADRYGLGRLKAMCQGELCGRIDANTVMATLALADQYICERLKDACLEFLSSEESMIAVIATDRFKHLIKSFPMLDLEKSPEDLARK; encoded by the coding sequence ATGGCGCAGGTTAACGCGGCCGCTGCGGTTGATCACGGCGAAGGCCTCCGGGTAGCCGAGACGTCGTCGAGGTGCGTGACGGAGGGCGCGACGCACGATTTCGTGGTGACCAACTACCCGCTGCTCGACGGCATGGGCTTCGGGAGGTACATTAGGTCGAGCACGTTCACCGTCGGCGGCTACGATTGGAACATCAGGTTCTACCCGGACGGAGGCAAGGAGGACGCTGCCGGCAACGCAGGGGCCTACTTGTGTTGTCTTTGCCAGCTGGCCAAGTACGAGGTGAGGGCAATGTTCACATTAACCATGCTGGACGATCAAGGCCATGTACAAGAGACCAGGCAGGTAGGGAGTCACGTCTTCTCTCCAGAATCCTCCACTGGCTCTGGCTTTAGCAAATTCGTCGAGAAATCGAAGCTGAGATCGTCGTCTCACCTCTTGACGCTGAGGTGCGTCGTCGCCGTGATCAAAGAACCGCCCGCGGAGTGCAGGACGAGCCTTGCCGCGGCCCCTCCGACGGAGCTTCCCGGCCAGCTCGAGCGCACCCTCAAGGACGGGATAGGCGCGGACGTCACCATCCTCGTGGGAGGCCGGCGGTTCAGGGCGCACAGGTTCATGCTGGCCATGCGGGCGCCGCTTCTGGACGCTCAGATCTTTGGTCCGACGATGGAGGTCGCCGACATGGAGCCGGACATCTTCCAGATCCTTCTTCACTACGTCTACACGGACTCGTTGCCGCCGTGCGACGGCCAAGGTTATAGCACCGCCGCAGTGGAGCACTTGCTGGCCGCAGCTGATCGGTACGGGCTAGGCAGGCTGAAGGCGATGTGCCAAGGAGAGTTGTGCGGGCGCATTGATGCTAATACCGTCATGGCCACATTGGCACTGGCGGATCAGTATATATGTGAGCGGCTCAAGGATGCCTGCCTCGAGTTTCTGTCGTCAGAGGAATCAATGATTGCAGTCATCGCGACCGACAGGTTCAAACACCTCATCAAAAGTTTCCCCATGCTTGATTTGGAAAAGAGCCCCGAGGACCTCGCCAGGAAGTAA